In Aegilops tauschii subsp. strangulata cultivar AL8/78 chromosome 3, Aet v6.0, whole genome shotgun sequence, one genomic interval encodes:
- the LOC109738320 gene encoding LEAF RUST 10 DISEASE-RESISTANCEUS RECEPTOR-LIKE PROTEIN KINASE-like 2.4 isoform X2 has translation MAMAGWWFLIFVAVWWLPLPLTPVVAEEQQGEDCSDQKCGNINISDPFWLTDKDTGRSCSSDPYLDFDVACLNNSYPVLRSAIIFNKGFKILNISYQERSFYAVDLGKLNILQSSNSCLSQFYNTSIKLNHPFTIAPVNLNLILYNCTEKDGAAAAASRDRALAPTRVRCPNEWVVLARAGVPHDTTGNYSNYARKGCAAVVVPVLGSSSGASAGDYEQLFSDGFLLTWDPPPHLTIFPRSERRGKKIMLIGTTSAAATFLCACLYVLIWHRKGKRLWFLLCNKASSNTEKNYEAMIVSYGSLAPKRYMYSEVMKITSRNEQLGKGGYGVVFKGRLYDGRLVAVKFLHDCKGNGDEFVNEVISIGRTSHVNVVSLFGYCLEGSKRALIYEYMPNGSLDKYIYSKNPKEILGWERLYATALGIARGLEYLHHSCNTRIVHFDIKPQNILLDKDFCPKIADFGLAKLCHTKESKLSMTGARGTIGFIAPEVHSRTFGVVSTKSDVYSYGMMLLEMVGGRRNVKSIVENSSEKYFPDWIYDHFAQDDGLQACEITREMEEIARKMTLIGLWCIQILPAYRPTITKVLEMFERSSDDMDMPPKQNFSGLIENSAHNYNVQSASSTRSEEI, from the exons ATGGCTATGGCCGGCTGGTGGTTCTTAATCTTCGTCGCGGTGTGGTGGCTGCCACTGCCACTCACGCCTGTGGTGGCCGAGGAGCAGCAGGGGGAAGACTGCTCGGACCAGAAGTGCGGCAACATCAACATCTCCGACCCGTTCTGGCTCACCGACAAAGATACGGGAAGATCATGCAGTTCTGATCCTTACCTGGACTTCGATGTCGCTTGTCTTAACAACAGTTATCCAGTTCTACGGAGCGCTATAATTTTCAACAAGGGCTTCAAAATCCTCAACATCTCCTACCAGGAACGCAGCTTCTACGCGGTTGATCTGGGCAAGCTCAACATATTGCAGTCCTCCAACAGCTGCCTTTCCCAGTTCTATAACACCTCAATCAAGCTCAACCACCCGTTCACGATCGCCCCCGTCAACCTCAACCTCATCCTGTATAACTGCACGGAGAAGGACGGAGCAGCGGCCGCGGCAAGCCGGGACAGAGCCCTGGCGCCGACGAGAGTGAGGTGCCCGAACGAGTGGGTGGTGCTTGCCCGCGCGGGAGTGCCTCACGACACGACCGGGAACTACAGCAATTATGCTCGGAAGGGCTGTGCTGCCGTCGTGGTGCCGGTGCTGGGCTCATCGTCAGGGGCGAGCGCGGGCGACTATGAGCAGCTCTTCAGCGATGGCTTCCTCTTGACATGGGATCCTCCGCCTCATCTCACTATCTTTCCAC GTAGTGAGAGGAGAGGGAAGAAGATTATGCTAATAG GTACTACATCAGCAGCTGCAACCTTTCTCTGTGCATGTCTTTATGTGCTGATATGGCATAGAAAAGGGAAAAGACTATGGTTTCTCCTTTGCAACAAGGCTAGCAGCAACACTGAGAAGAATTACGAGGCCATGATAGTATCATATGGATCCCTAGCTCCAAAAAGATACATGTACTCAGAGGTAATGAAGATAACTTCTCGTAACGAACAGCTTGGTAAAGGTGGTTATGGTGTGGTTTTCAAAGGAAGACTATACGATGGTCGCCTGGTTGCTGTGAAATTCTTGCATGACTGCAAAGGAAATGGGGACGAATTTGTGAATGAGGTTATCAGCATTGGCAGGACCTCTCATGTTAATGTTGTTAGCTTATTTGGATATTGTTTGGAGGGCTCAAAACGAGCACTTATATATGAGTACATGCCCAATGGTTCCTTGGATAAGTACATTTACTCAAAGAACCCCAAGGAAATTTTAGGATGGGAGAGGCTCTATGCGACAGCACTCGGGATTGCTCGTGGCCTTGAATACTTGCACCATAGCTGTAATACACGTATCGTCCACTTTGATATCAAGCCCCAAAATATCCTTCTAGATAAAGATTTTTGCCCAAAGATTGCTGATTTTGGTCTAGCTAAATTGTGTCATACAAAGGAGAGCAAGCTTTCAATGACTGGTGCTAGAGGAACAATTGGGTTCATCGCTCCAGAAGTTCACTCTCGAACCTTCGGAGTGGTTTCAACAAAGTCAGATGTTTATAGTTATGGAATGATGCTTTTGGAGATGGTTGGAGGCAGGAGAAATGTAAAATCAATTGTTGAAAATTCCAGCGAAAAATATTTTCCAGACTGGATTTACGACCACTTTGCGCAAGATGATGGATTACAAGCATGTGAAATCACAAGAGAAATGGAGGAAATCGCGAGAAAGATGACCTTAATTGGCTTGTGGTGCATACAGATATTACCTGCATATCGCCCTACTATAACCAAGGTTCTAGAAATGTTTGAGAGAAGTTCAGATGACATGGACATGCCACCAAAGCAAAACTTCTCAGGGTTGAT TGAAAATTCAGCTCACAATTATAATGTACAAAGTGCGAGTTCTACCAGATCTGAGGAGATTTGA
- the LOC109738320 gene encoding LEAF RUST 10 DISEASE-RESISTANCEUS RECEPTOR-LIKE PROTEIN KINASE-like 2.4 isoform X3 produces the protein MAMAGWWFLIFVAVWWLPLPLTPVVAEEQQGEDCSDQKCGNINISDPFWLTDKDTGRSCSSDPYLDFDVACLNNSYPVLRSAIIFNKGFKILNISYQERSFYAVDLGKLNILQSSNSCLSQFYNTSIKLNHPFTIAPVNLNLILYNCTEKDGAAAAASRDRALAPTRVRCPNEWVVLARAGVPHDTTGNYSNYARKGCAAVVVPVLGSSSGASAGDYEQLFSDGFLLTWDPPPHLTIFPRTTSAAATFLCACLYVLIWHRKGKRLWFLLCNKASSNTEKNYEAMIVSYGSLAPKRYMYSEVMKITSRNEQLGKGGYGVVFKGRLYDGRLVAVKFLHDCKGNGDEFVNEVISIGRTSHVNVVSLFGYCLEGSKRALIYEYMPNGSLDKYIYSKNPKEILGWERLYATALGIARGLEYLHHSCNTRIVHFDIKPQNILLDKDFCPKIADFGLAKLCHTKESKLSMTGARGTIGFIAPEVHSRTFGVVSTKSDVYSYGMMLLEMVGGRRNVKSIVENSSEKYFPDWIYDHFAQDDGLQACEITREMEEIARKMTLIGLWCIQILPAYRPTITKVLEMFERSSDDMDMPPKQNFSGLIENSAHNYNVQSASSTRSEEI, from the exons ATGGCTATGGCCGGCTGGTGGTTCTTAATCTTCGTCGCGGTGTGGTGGCTGCCACTGCCACTCACGCCTGTGGTGGCCGAGGAGCAGCAGGGGGAAGACTGCTCGGACCAGAAGTGCGGCAACATCAACATCTCCGACCCGTTCTGGCTCACCGACAAAGATACGGGAAGATCATGCAGTTCTGATCCTTACCTGGACTTCGATGTCGCTTGTCTTAACAACAGTTATCCAGTTCTACGGAGCGCTATAATTTTCAACAAGGGCTTCAAAATCCTCAACATCTCCTACCAGGAACGCAGCTTCTACGCGGTTGATCTGGGCAAGCTCAACATATTGCAGTCCTCCAACAGCTGCCTTTCCCAGTTCTATAACACCTCAATCAAGCTCAACCACCCGTTCACGATCGCCCCCGTCAACCTCAACCTCATCCTGTATAACTGCACGGAGAAGGACGGAGCAGCGGCCGCGGCAAGCCGGGACAGAGCCCTGGCGCCGACGAGAGTGAGGTGCCCGAACGAGTGGGTGGTGCTTGCCCGCGCGGGAGTGCCTCACGACACGACCGGGAACTACAGCAATTATGCTCGGAAGGGCTGTGCTGCCGTCGTGGTGCCGGTGCTGGGCTCATCGTCAGGGGCGAGCGCGGGCGACTATGAGCAGCTCTTCAGCGATGGCTTCCTCTTGACATGGGATCCTCCGCCTCATCTCACTATCTTTCCAC GTACTACATCAGCAGCTGCAACCTTTCTCTGTGCATGTCTTTATGTGCTGATATGGCATAGAAAAGGGAAAAGACTATGGTTTCTCCTTTGCAACAAGGCTAGCAGCAACACTGAGAAGAATTACGAGGCCATGATAGTATCATATGGATCCCTAGCTCCAAAAAGATACATGTACTCAGAGGTAATGAAGATAACTTCTCGTAACGAACAGCTTGGTAAAGGTGGTTATGGTGTGGTTTTCAAAGGAAGACTATACGATGGTCGCCTGGTTGCTGTGAAATTCTTGCATGACTGCAAAGGAAATGGGGACGAATTTGTGAATGAGGTTATCAGCATTGGCAGGACCTCTCATGTTAATGTTGTTAGCTTATTTGGATATTGTTTGGAGGGCTCAAAACGAGCACTTATATATGAGTACATGCCCAATGGTTCCTTGGATAAGTACATTTACTCAAAGAACCCCAAGGAAATTTTAGGATGGGAGAGGCTCTATGCGACAGCACTCGGGATTGCTCGTGGCCTTGAATACTTGCACCATAGCTGTAATACACGTATCGTCCACTTTGATATCAAGCCCCAAAATATCCTTCTAGATAAAGATTTTTGCCCAAAGATTGCTGATTTTGGTCTAGCTAAATTGTGTCATACAAAGGAGAGCAAGCTTTCAATGACTGGTGCTAGAGGAACAATTGGGTTCATCGCTCCAGAAGTTCACTCTCGAACCTTCGGAGTGGTTTCAACAAAGTCAGATGTTTATAGTTATGGAATGATGCTTTTGGAGATGGTTGGAGGCAGGAGAAATGTAAAATCAATTGTTGAAAATTCCAGCGAAAAATATTTTCCAGACTGGATTTACGACCACTTTGCGCAAGATGATGGATTACAAGCATGTGAAATCACAAGAGAAATGGAGGAAATCGCGAGAAAGATGACCTTAATTGGCTTGTGGTGCATACAGATATTACCTGCATATCGCCCTACTATAACCAAGGTTCTAGAAATGTTTGAGAGAAGTTCAGATGACATGGACATGCCACCAAAGCAAAACTTCTCAGGGTTGAT TGAAAATTCAGCTCACAATTATAATGTACAAAGTGCGAGTTCTACCAGATCTGAGGAGATTTGA
- the LOC109738320 gene encoding LEAF RUST 10 DISEASE-RESISTANCEUS RECEPTOR-LIKE PROTEIN KINASE-like 2.4 isoform X1: MAMAGWWFLIFVAVWWLPLPLTPVVAEEQQGEDCSDQKCGNINISDPFWLTDKDTGRSCSSDPYLDFDVACLNNSYPVLRSAIIFNKGFKILNISYQERSFYAVDLGKLNILQSSNSCLSQFYNTSIKLNHPFTIAPVNLNLILYNCTEKDGAAAAASRDRALAPTRVRCPNEWVVLARAGVPHDTTGNYSNYARKGCAAVVVPVLGSSSGASAGDYEQLFSDGFLLTWDPPPHLTIFPRNERRGKKIMLIGTTSAAATFLCACLYVLIWHRKGKRLWFLLCNKASSNTEKNYEAMIVSYGSLAPKRYMYSEVMKITSRNEQLGKGGYGVVFKGRLYDGRLVAVKFLHDCKGNGDEFVNEVISIGRTSHVNVVSLFGYCLEGSKRALIYEYMPNGSLDKYIYSKNPKEILGWERLYATALGIARGLEYLHHSCNTRIVHFDIKPQNILLDKDFCPKIADFGLAKLCHTKESKLSMTGARGTIGFIAPEVHSRTFGVVSTKSDVYSYGMMLLEMVGGRRNVKSIVENSSEKYFPDWIYDHFAQDDGLQACEITREMEEIARKMTLIGLWCIQILPAYRPTITKVLEMFERSSDDMDMPPKQNFSGLIENSAHNYNVQSASSTRSEEI, encoded by the exons ATGGCTATGGCCGGCTGGTGGTTCTTAATCTTCGTCGCGGTGTGGTGGCTGCCACTGCCACTCACGCCTGTGGTGGCCGAGGAGCAGCAGGGGGAAGACTGCTCGGACCAGAAGTGCGGCAACATCAACATCTCCGACCCGTTCTGGCTCACCGACAAAGATACGGGAAGATCATGCAGTTCTGATCCTTACCTGGACTTCGATGTCGCTTGTCTTAACAACAGTTATCCAGTTCTACGGAGCGCTATAATTTTCAACAAGGGCTTCAAAATCCTCAACATCTCCTACCAGGAACGCAGCTTCTACGCGGTTGATCTGGGCAAGCTCAACATATTGCAGTCCTCCAACAGCTGCCTTTCCCAGTTCTATAACACCTCAATCAAGCTCAACCACCCGTTCACGATCGCCCCCGTCAACCTCAACCTCATCCTGTATAACTGCACGGAGAAGGACGGAGCAGCGGCCGCGGCAAGCCGGGACAGAGCCCTGGCGCCGACGAGAGTGAGGTGCCCGAACGAGTGGGTGGTGCTTGCCCGCGCGGGAGTGCCTCACGACACGACCGGGAACTACAGCAATTATGCTCGGAAGGGCTGTGCTGCCGTCGTGGTGCCGGTGCTGGGCTCATCGTCAGGGGCGAGCGCGGGCGACTATGAGCAGCTCTTCAGCGATGGCTTCCTCTTGACATGGGATCCTCCGCCTCATCTCACTATCTTTCCACGTAA TGAGAGGAGAGGGAAGAAGATTATGCTAATAG GTACTACATCAGCAGCTGCAACCTTTCTCTGTGCATGTCTTTATGTGCTGATATGGCATAGAAAAGGGAAAAGACTATGGTTTCTCCTTTGCAACAAGGCTAGCAGCAACACTGAGAAGAATTACGAGGCCATGATAGTATCATATGGATCCCTAGCTCCAAAAAGATACATGTACTCAGAGGTAATGAAGATAACTTCTCGTAACGAACAGCTTGGTAAAGGTGGTTATGGTGTGGTTTTCAAAGGAAGACTATACGATGGTCGCCTGGTTGCTGTGAAATTCTTGCATGACTGCAAAGGAAATGGGGACGAATTTGTGAATGAGGTTATCAGCATTGGCAGGACCTCTCATGTTAATGTTGTTAGCTTATTTGGATATTGTTTGGAGGGCTCAAAACGAGCACTTATATATGAGTACATGCCCAATGGTTCCTTGGATAAGTACATTTACTCAAAGAACCCCAAGGAAATTTTAGGATGGGAGAGGCTCTATGCGACAGCACTCGGGATTGCTCGTGGCCTTGAATACTTGCACCATAGCTGTAATACACGTATCGTCCACTTTGATATCAAGCCCCAAAATATCCTTCTAGATAAAGATTTTTGCCCAAAGATTGCTGATTTTGGTCTAGCTAAATTGTGTCATACAAAGGAGAGCAAGCTTTCAATGACTGGTGCTAGAGGAACAATTGGGTTCATCGCTCCAGAAGTTCACTCTCGAACCTTCGGAGTGGTTTCAACAAAGTCAGATGTTTATAGTTATGGAATGATGCTTTTGGAGATGGTTGGAGGCAGGAGAAATGTAAAATCAATTGTTGAAAATTCCAGCGAAAAATATTTTCCAGACTGGATTTACGACCACTTTGCGCAAGATGATGGATTACAAGCATGTGAAATCACAAGAGAAATGGAGGAAATCGCGAGAAAGATGACCTTAATTGGCTTGTGGTGCATACAGATATTACCTGCATATCGCCCTACTATAACCAAGGTTCTAGAAATGTTTGAGAGAAGTTCAGATGACATGGACATGCCACCAAAGCAAAACTTCTCAGGGTTGAT TGAAAATTCAGCTCACAATTATAATGTACAAAGTGCGAGTTCTACCAGATCTGAGGAGATTTGA
- the LOC141042231 gene encoding uncharacterized protein, translating to MGTDGVCRADFNVSSSLALAPFRISPSNMALCFLFKFNGTEPRGREYVNATGVPSCGRPIITYLGGSYDRDILPTILAGNCTYTYLPVLRSEAPVSTAANYGRLLKAGFLLDWAGTGIGDCPACVASGGQCRYINTAGEFVCLCPDGKLPGSTCAGKPPNKFT from the coding sequence ATGGGCACCGACGGCGTGTGCCGTGCCGATTTCAATGTCTCGTCCAGCTTAGCTCTCGCCCCGTTCAGGATCAGCCCAAGCAACATGGCCCTGTGCTTCCTCTTCAAGTTCAACGGGACAGAACCGCGAGGGCGCGAGTACGTGAACGCCACCGGCGTGCCCAGCTGCGGCAGGCCCATCATCACGTACCTCGGCGGGAGCTACGACCGGGACATCCTGCCGACAATCCTGGCCGGGAACTGCACGTACACGTACCTGCCGGTGCTCAGGTCGGAAGCGCCAGTCTCAACGGCGGCCAACTACGGCCGTCTCCTGAAGGCAGGGTTCCTCCTGGATTGGGCGGGCACTGGCATAGGGGACTGCCCCGCCTGCGTTGCGAGCGGGGGGCAGTGCCGGTACATCAACACCGCCGGGGAGTTCGTTTGTCTCTGCCCCGACGGCAAGTTGCCCGGGTCGACATGTGCCGGTAAGCCTCCAAATAAGTTTACATAA
- the LOC123497489 gene encoding uncharacterized protein: MAPSCWFFWALWLPLMLTVTVALEQRGGCSEPAKRCGNLTISDPFWLTDLDDLETGRSCGSLDFQVVCYNNTSPSLQSSTFLGFGFGILNISYEEHSLHVVDLGKFELLHASNSCHVRIWKTSIKLARVFRIDPANMNLILYNCTEKVARARRDRELVQTRMRCGKESKVFVRAAGRYNETSDYGDYEGCDATVMPVFGSSSGEVNARDYQRLINDGFLLTWDEPPPLAGKLTPQIIF, translated from the coding sequence ATGGCCCCGAGTTGCTGGTTCTTCTGGGCCTTGTGGCTACCACTGATGCTCACGGTCACGGTGGCTCTGGAACAAAGGGGAGGCTGCTCGGAACCGGCCAAGCGCTGCGGCAACCTCACCATCTCCGACCCATTCTGGCTCACTGACTTGGATGACTTGGAGACCGGAAGATCATGTGGTTCCTTGGACTTTCAGGTCGTTTGTTATAACAACACTTCTCCTTCTCTACAGAGCTCTACATTCTTAGGCTTCGGCTTTGGAATCCTCAATATCTCTTACGAGGAGCACAGCTTGCATGTCGTTGATCTAGGCAAGTTTGAATTGTTGCACGCCTCCAACAGCTGCCATGTACGGATCTGGAAAACCTCCATCAAACTGGCCCGCGTGTTTAGGATCGACCCCGCCAACATGAACCTCATCCTGTACAATTGCACAGAGAAGGTGGCCAGGGCACGTCGAGACAGGGAGCTGGTTCAGACGAGGATGAGGTGCGGGAAGGAGAGCAAAGTGTTTGTCCGTGCCGCTGGGCGCTATAATGAAACGAGTGACTATGGCGACTATGAGGGCTGCGACGCTACCGTCATGCCAGTGTTCGGCTCTTCGTCGGGCGAGGTGAACGCGAGGGACTACCAGCGGCTCATCAACGATGGGTTCCTCTTGACATGGGATGAACCTCCTCCCCTTGCAGGTAAGCTCACCCCTCAAATCATTTTTTAA